The genomic interval CAACTGAATAACAATACACTAATATAGGATAAACACATCATCCCTTATAATAAGGAGGGGGCCTCGAAAAAAGTGAGACGCATAGGACTGAGACATGAATCATGACCTATTGATTGGCTAATTCTATCTTCTACAGAAGGCTTGTTATCATTAAAAAAGACGAAACCGTTGGTTTCATGTGCAAAAATATCATGCAACAAGAAAGAACTTGATATTGTAGGTCACTCATAGATTTGAAGAAAAAATAGCTTGAATATATTTACAACAATATCAGTGCGATTAGCATTCATTCGACTCAAATAACACGAGATCTTCTTGGATAAAATACTGCCAAGATATTAAACTCGAGATCAATCTTTAGTAGCTACAATCTTAGAAACAACCGAAACATCATTTTTATCACTTGCTCTTTGAATTGATAATTCATTCATTAAGAGTCGAATATCACAAAAGATCAAAAATCACACACGTGGTTGGGCTAGAAAAGAGAGTCTCTCTCAGTGAGCCGTTTTTTGAAATAAAATCTATAATGGAAGAAAGTAGAGGATCACGCATAGCTAAAAATACAGTATTCCTATATGTCCGAATGCTGCTATCAATGATAGTAACATTATATACATCAAGAGTGGTACTAAACGCACTTGGTGTGAGCGATTTTGGAATATATAATGTTGTCACAGGATTTGTTGTGTCTTTTGGATTTCTCAATAGCGCAATGCACGCTTCTGTTCAACGCTTCTTGACTGTTGAAATGAAAGAGAATAATCATGAGAGACTCAATCAAATATTCAGTATGGGTGTAACTATACACTTTATCCTTGCATTAGTTATGGTGATAATAGCAGAACCAGTTGGATTGTATTTTGTACAAAACAAACTGGTTATTCCTCCTGATCGTATAAAGGCCGCATTATGGATCTTTCATCTATCAGTAGCTGTTTTATTTTTCGGCATTATGAATGTCCCATACAAAGCCTTGATTATTGCAAGAGAAAATATGGGAGCATTTGCTGCAATAAGTTTATTAGAAGTTTTCGCCAAACTTGCTATTGCAATTATTCTGATATATAGCACTTTTGACAAACTCATTTTGTATGGGATATCGCTGATGATTGTAGCTATTGCAATCCAACTATTTTATATGTGGTATTGCATATCCCACTATGAGGAAGGTAGATATAAACGATTCTGGAATAAAAGTCTATTTCAAGATATGAGCAGTTTTGCGGGATGGAATCTAATAGGTGTATTTGCGGGCATTGTTTATAATCAAGGCGTAAATATTGTCCTAAATATATTTGGCGGCCCAATAGTAAATGCAGCAAGAGCCATCGCTTTCCAAGTGAGTGGTGCAGCAAACCAATTGGTTACAAATTTCCAGTTGGCTGTTAATCCACCTATCATGAAAGCTTATGCCACCAAAGACGAATCAGTATTTAGACTATTATCATCCTCCTCAAAGCTGTCATACATATTACTATTATGCATCGTAATTCCTTTCTTATTGGAATGTCCATATGTACTAATGCTTTGGCTAAAAGACGTACCAGCGTATTCAATTATGTTTACCAGACTAGCTATGATTGATATCTTGGTATGTTCATTGGCCGGCTCGCTTCATATATTGATGCAAGCTACTGGCTCTATAAAAAAGTACCAAATAATTGTAAGTGGAGTCTTACTACTAAATCTCCCCCTTTCTTATCTTATGCTAAAGATGGGAATGAGTTTTGATTCTACTTTTTATGTATCAATAGCCCTCTCTTCTGTAGCTTTAATTGTACGCTATGTTCTTTTACGAACATATGTAGAATATAGTGTTAAAGAACTTGTCTTGGGATTTGTAATACCAATCGTCATATTGACGATAGCAAGTAGTATTATACCTATAATTTTATACAACCACATGAAACAAGATCTACTTAGACTTCTCATAGTCTGTGTAGCATCATGGATTTCCATTGCACTTGTATCTTGGATTTGTGTCTTGGACAAGAATGAGAAATC from uncultured Alistipes sp. carries:
- a CDS encoding lipopolysaccharide biosynthesis protein, which produces MEESRGSRIAKNTVFLYVRMLLSMIVTLYTSRVVLNALGVSDFGIYNVVTGFVVSFGFLNSAMHASVQRFLTVEMKENNHERLNQIFSMGVTIHFILALVMVIIAEPVGLYFVQNKLVIPPDRIKAALWIFHLSVAVLFFGIMNVPYKALIIARENMGAFAAISLLEVFAKLAIAIILIYSTFDKLILYGISLMIVAIAIQLFYMWYCISHYEEGRYKRFWNKSLFQDMSSFAGWNLIGVFAGIVYNQGVNIVLNIFGGPIVNAARAIAFQVSGAANQLVTNFQLAVNPPIMKAYATKDESVFRLLSSSSKLSYILLLCIVIPFLLECPYVLMLWLKDVPAYSIMFTRLAMIDILVCSLAGSLHILMQATGSIKKYQIIVSGVLLLNLPLSYLMLKMGMSFDSTFYVSIALSSVALIVRYVLLRTYVEYSVKELVLGFVIPIVILTIASSIIPIILYNHMKQDLLRLLIVCVASWISIALVSWICVLDKNEKSLLLQIIKRGK